One segment of Saprospiraceae bacterium DNA contains the following:
- a CDS encoding DUF1648 domain-containing protein — protein sequence MQNQPILDLPKTAAERWLDVGAWIFVAVNFALALGYYPDLPETIPTHYNASGQPDKFGPKATIFLMPGIAFILAAGMVYLSKFPHKFNYLTKITPENAASEYQRMRVLLRVVNALTSLLFLVVNWNTLQNATGVSKGLGIEFFIVFIAVVIVPPFVLLGGQRKKA from the coding sequence ATGCAAAATCAACCTATTCTGGACCTGCCCAAAACAGCCGCCGAACGCTGGTTGGACGTGGGTGCTTGGATTTTTGTGGCGGTCAATTTTGCCCTCGCGCTCGGCTACTATCCTGATTTGCCCGAAACCATCCCCACCCACTACAATGCTTCGGGCCAGCCCGACAAATTTGGCCCCAAAGCCACGATATTCCTGATGCCGGGCATCGCATTCATCCTCGCGGCGGGTATGGTGTATTTGTCAAAATTTCCTCACAAATTCAACTACCTCACCAAAATAACGCCTGAAAACGCAGCAAGCGAGTACCAGCGGATGAGGGTGCTGCTGCGTGTGGTGAATGCCCTGACGAGCCTGCTTTTTTTGGTGGTGAACTGGAACACCTTGCAAAACGCGACAGGGGTTTCAAAAGGTCTGGGCATTGAGTTTTTCATCGTGTTCATCGCGGTGGTTATTGTGCCGCCATTCGTCTTGTTGGGCGGGCAGCGCAAAAAAGCCTAA
- a CDS encoding ROK family protein, protein MNAILGIDVGASGIKGALVDLDKGKLHGERFRVPTPQPSTPAAMAQAFAEISEFFNYKGIVGCGFPALVKHGVAQSAANIDKSWVGVNIETVFGEASGCRVYATNDADAAGMAEMRYGIGKGENGLVILITIGTGLGTAIFYKGVMIPNTELGHLKWNNGKSAELYASSGARERLKISRKEWAKRFNEYLQHLELLFSPDLFILGGGESKFFDSYKDLLQTNARTVPAKLLNNAGIIGAAAYAAEQ, encoded by the coding sequence ATGAATGCCATCCTCGGTATTGACGTAGGCGCGTCCGGCATCAAAGGCGCGCTGGTGGACCTTGATAAAGGCAAGTTGCACGGTGAGCGATTTCGAGTGCCCACCCCCCAACCCTCCACGCCAGCGGCCATGGCGCAGGCTTTTGCCGAAATCAGCGAATTTTTCAATTACAAAGGCATAGTCGGTTGTGGATTCCCCGCTTTGGTGAAACATGGCGTGGCGCAGTCGGCAGCCAACATTGACAAATCATGGGTCGGGGTCAACATCGAAACCGTTTTTGGCGAGGCAAGCGGCTGCCGCGTCTATGCCACCAACGATGCCGACGCGGCAGGCATGGCCGAAATGCGCTACGGCATCGGCAAAGGGGAAAACGGGTTGGTCATTCTGATTACCATCGGCACAGGGCTTGGCACAGCTATTTTCTACAAAGGCGTGATGATTCCAAACACGGAACTAGGTCATTTGAAATGGAACAACGGAAAGTCTGCCGAGCTATATGCCTCTTCCGGCGCGCGCGAGCGTTTGAAGATAAGCCGGAAAGAATGGGCCAAACGATTCAACGAGTACCTCCAGCATCTTGAGTTGTTGTTTTCACCCGACCTGTTTATTCTCGGAGGAGGCGAGAGCAAATTCTTTGATTCCTACAAAGATTTGCTTCAAACAAATGCTCGCACAGTGCCCGCCAAACTGCTGAACAATGCAGGCATCATCGGCGCAGCGGCGTATGCGGCGGAACAATGA
- a CDS encoding Crp/Fnr family transcriptional regulator, whose amino-acid sequence MFDLLLQNVAQHIRLDAEEARFFTSLPKIKHLKKKEFLLRAGEVCRFETFVLEGCLRNYYLDRKGDEHILQFSVESWWTSDLYSLLTQTPATQFIDALENSTLAVFEKDDLERLYQRVPKFERFFRIMLQNAFVAHQQRILQNIGSTGEERYLAFREKHPTLEQRLPQHQIAAYLGITPEFLSKIRGKLAKD is encoded by the coding sequence ATGTTTGATTTGTTGTTGCAAAATGTCGCCCAGCACATCCGCCTCGATGCCGAAGAGGCACGTTTTTTCACGTCATTGCCCAAAATAAAACACCTGAAAAAAAAGGAATTTTTATTGAGAGCGGGTGAGGTGTGTCGCTTCGAAACATTCGTGTTGGAAGGCTGCCTTCGCAACTATTACCTCGACAGAAAAGGGGATGAACACATACTACAGTTCTCTGTGGAAAGCTGGTGGACCTCTGACCTATACAGCCTGCTGACGCAAACCCCCGCCACCCAATTCATTGACGCTTTGGAAAACAGCACCTTGGCTGTGTTTGAGAAGGACGACTTGGAAAGGCTCTACCAACGTGTGCCCAAATTTGAGCGGTTTTTCCGCATCATGCTGCAAAATGCTTTCGTCGCTCACCAACAGCGCATCTTACAAAACATCGGAAGCACGGGAGAAGAGCGATACCTCGCTTTTAGAGAAAAACATCCCACACTGGAACAGCGGCTGCCGCAACACCAAATTGCCGCCTATCTCGGCATCACGCCAGAGTTTTTAAGCAAAATTCGCGGCAAACTCGCCAAGGACTAG
- a CDS encoding DUF1963 domain-containing protein: MELTLHLPPALEPFREKLLQTKRTFIRATAENSRNTLPWESKVGGQPYWPKGQAWPTAPDGRALFFLAQINFAEMPSLPPFPTQGIVQFFILDDDLYGMNFDDGEQQDTFRVLYHLEVAESEAALQSAMPMLRDFEELPHHPDESYPLKFSLAEEVAAITDYQFDQIFGSDFFRQFGEKEWDIMDELGKAVRPQGHKIGGYAYFTQDDPRRPDDPMLLLFQLDSDERMDLMWGDMGVGHFFIREKDLVARDFSRVLYDWDCL, from the coding sequence ATGGAACTAACACTTCACCTTCCGCCTGCGCTGGAGCCATTTCGCGAAAAACTGCTCCAAACAAAACGAACTTTCATTCGCGCTACCGCCGAGAACTCGCGCAACACCCTACCGTGGGAAAGTAAAGTAGGGGGGCAGCCATATTGGCCCAAAGGCCAAGCATGGCCGACTGCGCCGGATGGGCGAGCGTTGTTTTTCCTTGCCCAGATCAATTTTGCCGAAATGCCTTCGCTACCGCCGTTTCCCACGCAAGGAATCGTGCAGTTTTTCATTCTTGACGATGACTTGTATGGCATGAACTTCGACGACGGAGAGCAGCAAGATACGTTTCGCGTGCTCTATCACCTCGAAGTAGCGGAGAGTGAGGCTGCGCTACAGTCCGCCATGCCCATGCTGCGCGATTTTGAGGAGTTGCCCCACCACCCTGACGAATCGTATCCCTTGAAGTTTTCGCTGGCAGAGGAGGTGGCGGCCATCACGGACTATCAGTTTGACCAAATTTTTGGGTCGGATTTTTTTCGCCAGTTTGGAGAAAAAGAGTGGGATATCATGGACGAGCTTGGCAAGGCTGTGCGTCCGCAAGGGCATAAAATCGGCGGATATGCCTACTTCACGCAGGATGACCCGCGTCGCCCCGACGACCCGATGCTACTGCTGTTTCAGCTTGATTCGGACGAGCGCATGGATTTGATGTGGGGCGATATGGGCGTGGGGCATTTTTTTATCCGAGAAAAAGACCTCGTGGCGAGGGATTTTTCAAGGGTGTTGTATGACTGGGATTGCCTTTGA
- the pdxA gene encoding 4-hydroxythreonine-4-phosphate dehydrogenase PdxA has translation MSNITIGISCGDINGIGLEVILKALAIRKVGGNFTTIIYGSTKVVAYHKNIITQENIQFHSISAPSEALQDRINIINCWPDNVNITLGKPTDLSGKCAFAALERAVKDLKTGDLDALVTAPINKKAMQMADFPFIGHTEYITNEFKAKESLMLMVSDTLRVGVVTNHLPLKEVTAAITKEKVLRKILIMAETLRIDFNTLKPTIAVLGLNPHAGDDGAIGPEDDNVIRPAIEEAKARGVLAFGPFPADGFFGSGQFNKYDGILAMYHDQGLVPFKVLSFGDGVNYTAGLASVRTSPDHGTAYDIAGKGEADEGSFIKAIYLAADIVRHRNEYLDMHANSLERRKQKSLISETGEDELVEDVLPEE, from the coding sequence ATGAGCAACATAACCATCGGCATTTCTTGCGGCGACATCAACGGCATCGGCTTGGAAGTCATTCTCAAAGCATTGGCCATCAGAAAAGTAGGGGGCAATTTTACCACCATCATCTATGGCAGCACCAAAGTCGTCGCCTACCATAAGAACATCATCACGCAGGAGAACATCCAGTTTCACTCCATCTCCGCGCCTTCCGAAGCACTGCAAGACCGCATCAACATCATCAACTGCTGGCCCGACAATGTGAACATCACGTTGGGAAAGCCCACCGACCTGAGCGGCAAATGCGCTTTTGCGGCGCTTGAACGCGCCGTGAAAGACCTGAAAACTGGCGACTTGGATGCCCTTGTGACCGCACCCATCAACAAGAAAGCGATGCAAATGGCTGATTTTCCTTTCATCGGTCACACGGAGTATATCACGAATGAGTTCAAAGCCAAAGAATCACTCATGCTCATGGTGTCCGATACCCTGCGCGTCGGGGTCGTGACCAACCACTTGCCCCTGAAAGAAGTGACAGCCGCCATCACCAAAGAAAAAGTGCTGCGCAAAATCCTCATCATGGCCGAGACGCTGCGCATCGACTTCAATACTTTGAAGCCCACCATCGCCGTCTTAGGGCTTAACCCACACGCAGGCGACGATGGAGCCATCGGCCCGGAGGACGACAATGTCATTCGCCCAGCCATCGAAGAGGCCAAAGCAAGGGGTGTGTTGGCTTTTGGCCCATTTCCAGCCGACGGCTTTTTTGGCTCTGGGCAATTCAACAAATACGACGGTATTCTGGCCATGTATCACGACCAAGGCCTAGTGCCCTTCAAGGTATTGTCGTTCGGCGACGGGGTGAACTACACGGCGGGCTTGGCATCCGTGCGCACCTCGCCCGACCACGGCACCGCCTACGATATTGCAGGCAAAGGCGAAGCCGACGAGGGCTCCTTCATCAAAGCGATTTATCTTGCCGCCGACATCGTGCGCCATCGCAACGAATACCTTGATATGCACGCCAACTCCCTCGAACGCCGCAAGCAAAAATCACTCATCAGCGAAACCGGCGAGGACGAGCTGGTGGAAGACGTACTCCCAGAAGAATAA
- a CDS encoding FAD-dependent monooxygenase, translating into MPQLVELVLLPGERHDEAALQLKAARQADLRPDQVSHIEILKSSLDARSRQPVYRVRAEVYGPQDIFRPEPAILAGFKPVATQKKVIIVGAGPAGYFAALELLEQGIRPIVLDRGKDAQTRRRDLRAIQQFGKVNPHSNYCFGEGGAGTYSDGKLYTRSIKRGDVRKALRLLVEHGAKSDILTEAHPHIGSNKLPGVVQNIRATIQQFGGEVHFGQHVTDFILKNGRILGVATEKVQSTDEPTTNPFPPIEHSSGPTTTEWLADAVILATGHSARDIYRLLHRKNIRIEAKPFALGVRVEHPQPLIDDIQYKRQRSHELPAASYSLVCQIGHRGVFSFCMCPGGLIVPAATAPGEIVMNGMSMSRRDSPFANSGIVTAVELEDLANWQRHGAFAAMQLQGEVEQRLFQAGDGSQKGPALRLPDFIAGKLSATLPPSSYIPGLYPAPLFELLPTFIYKRLRDGLAQFGRMMRGFHTSEANVVATESRSSAPVRIPRDPTTLMHPDVIGLFPTGEGAGYAGGIISAAMDGQRIARAVMVTLEN; encoded by the coding sequence ATGCCACAATTAGTTGAACTCGTTCTCCTTCCCGGCGAACGCCACGACGAGGCTGCGCTGCAGCTAAAAGCCGCCCGGCAAGCAGACCTACGCCCCGACCAAGTTTCCCACATCGAAATCCTGAAATCGTCGCTCGATGCCCGCTCACGCCAGCCAGTGTATCGGGTGCGAGCGGAAGTGTACGGGCCTCAAGACATCTTCCGCCCCGAACCCGCCATCCTTGCGGGTTTCAAGCCAGTGGCTACCCAGAAAAAAGTCATCATCGTCGGGGCTGGGCCAGCAGGCTATTTCGCCGCACTCGAATTGTTGGAACAGGGCATTCGACCCATCGTGCTCGACCGAGGCAAGGACGCGCAGACCCGGCGGCGCGATTTGCGTGCCATTCAGCAATTCGGCAAAGTCAACCCACATTCAAATTATTGTTTTGGCGAGGGAGGGGCGGGCACCTATTCCGACGGAAAACTCTACACCCGCTCCATCAAACGCGGCGACGTGCGCAAGGCACTTCGACTTTTGGTGGAACACGGCGCGAAATCGGATATTCTGACCGAGGCTCATCCGCACATTGGCTCCAACAAATTGCCGGGAGTGGTACAAAACATCCGCGCCACCATCCAGCAGTTTGGAGGAGAAGTGCATTTCGGCCAACACGTCACCGATTTCATTCTAAAAAATGGCCGAATCCTCGGAGTCGCCACAGAAAAAGTCCAATCCACTGACGAGCCAACAACCAACCCCTTCCCCCCGATCGAACACTCATCCGGGCCGACAACAACAGAGTGGCTCGCCGACGCGGTCATACTTGCCACTGGCCATTCGGCACGCGACATATACCGATTGTTGCATCGGAAAAACATTCGTATCGAGGCCAAGCCATTTGCCTTAGGGGTGCGTGTGGAACATCCTCAGCCTTTGATTGACGACATTCAGTACAAACGACAACGCAGCCACGAACTGCCCGCAGCCAGCTACAGCCTTGTGTGCCAAATAGGGCATCGCGGCGTGTTTTCCTTTTGTATGTGTCCCGGAGGGCTGATTGTGCCTGCAGCCACCGCTCCGGGCGAAATCGTGATGAACGGCATGAGCATGAGCCGCCGAGACTCGCCTTTTGCCAACTCTGGCATCGTCACAGCCGTAGAATTGGAAGACCTGGCCAACTGGCAGCGCCATGGAGCATTTGCTGCCATGCAATTGCAAGGCGAAGTGGAACAGCGACTCTTCCAAGCGGGCGACGGCAGCCAGAAAGGCCCCGCCCTGCGACTACCCGACTTTATAGCGGGCAAACTATCCGCTACCCTCCCCCCATCGTCCTACATTCCAGGACTATATCCCGCACCTCTTTTTGAACTACTTCCCACGTTCATCTACAAGCGATTGCGCGACGGACTGGCGCAGTTTGGCCGAATGATGCGCGGCTTTCACACCTCAGAGGCCAATGTGGTGGCCACCGAAAGCCGCAGCAGCGCCCCGGTGCGCATCCCGCGCGACCCCACCACGCTGATGCACCCCGACGTGATAGGCTTATTCCCCACAGGAGAGGGAGCAGGCTATGCCGGTGGCATCATCTCGGCAGCGATGGATGGGCAAAGAATAGCCCGCGCAGTGATGGTGACGCTGGAAAACTGA
- a CDS encoding DUF1460 domain-containing protein, with protein MNTARKQTWFLSWVGLGWWAFAMLPTDAAQPKVASTTEPNTLAATQRDSLIFLEKQKMAAPEKTLPSKTLAIAHSFLGTPYVGGTLDQNPTEQLVVNLRQLDCWTLMENCLAIAQTGQGDFAAYQSHLRQLRYRDGQVDGYGSRLHYFSEWLLQAEKNRHLRDLTKEMGGIPNKKTIGYITARPTQYPQIKNAKVLREIKAAEQRINAHDWYFIPQSKVAAMEHLLKDGDLIMLTSAKPDLDIAHQGFAVRKNGRVHLLHASSLAKKVIVSGQPLPQYVISQKGQVGIMVARLND; from the coding sequence ATGAATACAGCCCGCAAGCAAACATGGTTCCTGTCGTGGGTCGGATTGGGGTGGTGGGCTTTCGCCATGCTGCCCACCGATGCCGCGCAACCCAAAGTAGCCTCCACCACGGAGCCTAACACCCTCGCCGCGACCCAACGCGATTCGCTTATTTTTTTGGAAAAACAAAAAATGGCGGCACCTGAGAAAACCCTGCCATCAAAAACCCTCGCTATCGCCCATTCTTTTTTGGGAACCCCCTACGTCGGTGGCACACTTGACCAAAACCCAACGGAGCAACTCGTCGTCAACTTGCGTCAATTGGACTGCTGGACCTTGATGGAGAACTGTCTCGCCATCGCCCAGACGGGGCAAGGGGATTTTGCAGCGTACCAATCGCACCTGCGGCAACTCCGATACCGCGACGGCCAAGTGGATGGATATGGTTCGCGCCTACACTATTTTTCGGAATGGCTGCTCCAAGCCGAAAAAAACAGGCATCTGCGCGACCTGACCAAAGAAATGGGCGGCATCCCAAACAAAAAAACAATCGGCTACATCACCGCCCGGCCAACCCAGTACCCCCAGATTAAAAATGCGAAAGTGCTGCGCGAAATCAAAGCCGCCGAGCAGCGCATCAACGCACACGATTGGTACTTCATCCCACAGTCAAAAGTGGCTGCCATGGAACACCTACTAAAAGACGGAGACCTCATCATGCTCACCTCCGCCAAACCCGACCTCGACATAGCGCATCAAGGCTTTGCCGTTAGGAAAAACGGGCGGGTACACCTGCTACACGCCTCGTCCCTCGCCAAAAAGGTCATCGTGTCGGGGCAGCCCTTGCCACAATATGTGATATCGCAAAAAGGGCAAGTGGGCATCATGGTGGCGCGGTTGAACGATTGA
- a CDS encoding DoxX family protein, producing the protein MTTLLASGNDWTGLILRLTVGLIIFPHGAQKLLGWFGGDGFSGTMDYFTGTVHLPWLLGLLVILLEFFGSLLIVAGLGSRILGAAMIVLMLGIIFTSHLQYGFFMNWSGDKPDEGYEFHLLVIGLCTGLISNGSGRYSLDGWLF; encoded by the coding sequence ATGACAACTTTATTAGCGTCTGGCAACGACTGGACGGGACTCATTCTGCGCCTTACGGTGGGGCTTATCATTTTTCCGCACGGCGCCCAAAAACTGCTCGGCTGGTTTGGCGGCGATGGGTTTTCCGGCACGATGGATTATTTTACTGGCACGGTTCACTTGCCTTGGCTGCTGGGATTGCTGGTCATTCTCCTCGAATTTTTCGGTTCCCTGCTGATAGTTGCAGGTTTGGGTAGCCGCATATTAGGGGCCGCGATGATTGTGCTGATGCTGGGCATCATCTTCACCTCGCACCTCCAATACGGCTTCTTCATGAACTGGTCGGGCGACAAGCCTGATGAGGGCTACGAATTTCATCTGCTTGTGATTGGGCTTTGCACCGGGCTGATAAGCAATGGCAGCGGGCGTTACTCACTCGATGGCTGGCTGTTTTGA
- a CDS encoding flippase-like domain-containing protein, translated as MKKILQFLLFLGIGVSILWLVFRSQNTAFQEQCRLDGIPSDQCSLTDKLLHDFSTVHIGWMLAVAAAFTVSNIFRALRWQMLMEPLGHRVGFANSLLSILLGYFANLGFPRMGEVVRAGSLARYEKIPVEKVVGTMVVDRLMDFICLVAVVGLAFVFEGKTLLAFIARNQGSGGQSGSLLQNSVVLTILGLMVAGVAGIFIFRDKISHLPVYQKIAKLVKGFWDGLRSVFKLKRPTLFLFYSGGIWLMFYLQCWFNLIAFPPTALLGAGAALMIFVFGTLGMVIPSPGGMGTFHALAIAGLALYGIGGGDAFSYANIAFFAIQIFYNIVGGVLALVLLPVLNKKR; from the coding sequence GTGAAAAAAATCCTCCAATTCCTGCTTTTTCTTGGCATCGGGGTCAGCATTCTCTGGCTTGTGTTCCGAAGCCAGAATACTGCCTTTCAGGAGCAATGCCGCCTCGATGGCATCCCATCCGACCAATGCAGCCTCACAGACAAACTGCTCCACGACTTTTCCACCGTGCATATCGGATGGATGCTCGCGGTGGCTGCCGCCTTCACCGTGAGCAACATCTTCCGCGCTTTGCGCTGGCAAATGCTTATGGAGCCGCTGGGGCATCGGGTCGGTTTCGCCAATTCGCTGCTGAGCATATTGTTGGGCTATTTTGCCAATCTGGGGTTCCCGCGCATGGGCGAGGTGGTGCGTGCCGGCTCTTTGGCTCGTTATGAAAAAATTCCGGTGGAGAAGGTGGTGGGCACGATGGTCGTTGACCGCTTGATGGACTTTATTTGTCTGGTGGCTGTAGTGGGTCTGGCATTCGTGTTCGAGGGGAAAACCTTGCTTGCTTTTATCGCCAGAAATCAAGGCAGTGGCGGGCAGAGTGGCAGCTTGTTGCAAAACTCGGTGGTGCTGACCATACTTGGCCTCATGGTGGCGGGGGTCGCGGGCATTTTTATTTTTCGAGACAAAATCTCGCATCTGCCTGTTTATCAGAAAATCGCCAAATTGGTGAAGGGTTTTTGGGATGGTCTGCGCAGTGTGTTCAAATTGAAGCGCCCCACCTTGTTTTTGTTCTATTCAGGTGGGATATGGCTCATGTTTTACCTGCAATGCTGGTTTAATCTCATCGCTTTTCCGCCCACCGCTTTGCTAGGCGCGGGCGCGGCGCTGATGATTTTTGTGTTCGGCACTTTGGGCATGGTCATTCCATCGCCCGGCGGCATGGGCACGTTCCATGCGCTCGCTATTGCAGGTTTGGCACTCTATGGAATTGGTGGAGGCGATGCTTTTTCTTATGCCAACATTGCTTTTTTCGCCATCCAGATTTTTTACAACATCGTGGGAGGGGTACTGGCGTTGGTGTTGTTGCCCGTTCTGAACAAAAAGCGTTAG
- a CDS encoding CBS domain-containing protein encodes MTAHSLIALDIPSLSVEQTGREAFHLLSDHHVKHLPVVEDGKLVGLLSEEDIFNHKLSDPIKLFDLSLLRRFAVNEHEHVFEVMRLMGDHRLTVIPVVDDEGSYVGLISQNDLLRYFANTASFTESGAVLVMEMPRRDYSLATITRIVEENDVKVLNAFVTSASDPDNVEVTLKLNRHDLSRVVASLERHNYEVKDMFGELEHADGLRDRYDSLMNYLNV; translated from the coding sequence ATGACTGCCCATTCTTTAATCGCGCTTGATATTCCCTCGCTGTCCGTCGAGCAGACAGGGCGCGAAGCGTTTCATCTGCTGAGCGACCATCATGTAAAGCACCTCCCCGTTGTGGAGGATGGCAAATTGGTAGGCTTGCTTTCCGAAGAGGATATTTTCAATCACAAGCTTTCCGACCCCATCAAATTGTTCGACTTGTCGCTGCTTCGTCGCTTCGCGGTCAATGAACATGAGCATGTGTTTGAGGTGATGCGCTTGATGGGCGACCACCGACTGACGGTGATTCCGGTGGTTGATGATGAGGGCAGCTATGTCGGGCTGATTTCACAAAATGACCTTTTGCGCTATTTTGCCAACACGGCCTCCTTTACGGAATCCGGTGCTGTGCTGGTGATGGAGATGCCTCGCCGCGACTATTCGTTGGCTACCATCACGCGCATCGTGGAGGAAAATGACGTGAAGGTGCTCAACGCTTTTGTCACCTCTGCCTCTGACCCCGACAATGTGGAGGTGACGCTCAAACTCAATCGGCACGACCTGAGCCGCGTCGTCGCCTCCTTGGAGCGCCACAATTACGAGGTGAAAGATATGTTTGGCGAGCTGGAGCACGCCGACGGTCTGCGCGACCGCTACGATTCGCTGATGAACTATCTGAATGTTTGA
- a CDS encoding leucyl aminopeptidase, protein MQLRAAQPGQTNDKNVVVLAEKDRLDPLEATLAPSEMIFLRHGAAQDITSFVFPRRASSIFVRLLKPDKNPAFAEEDTRLAGNELLSELRKYKVTEVSVRNFCADDRTLAFAEGMALGNYQFLKYFSDADKKAHLLREIVVEGASEQAVAELNVLLEAVFLARDMVNEPHSNLNAVQLAETVTHIGKECGFEVEVLGKEKIETLKMGGLLAVNRASSVPPQFCILEWKPANARNEKPVVLVGKGVVYDTGGLSLKPTEGMDYMKCDMAGAASVVGAMAAASRNQLPIHLIGLIPATDNQIGERAIAPGDVVRMYSGQTVEVLNTDAEGRIILADALHYAKKYAPELVLDFATLTGSAVRALGVQAICYMGTAPKDVKEALEASGWATYERLVEFPLWREFGEDIKSHIADFKNIGSSNAGMITAGKFLEQFATDYPWLHLDIAGPAYLRTANGYRTKEGTGVGVRLIYDFLKKKYAGKV, encoded by the coding sequence GTGCAACTCAGAGCCGCTCAACCCGGCCAAACGAACGATAAAAATGTGGTCGTCCTTGCCGAAAAGGACAGGCTCGACCCACTCGAAGCGACGCTCGCGCCCTCCGAAATGATTTTTCTGCGCCACGGTGCCGCTCAAGACATTACCTCTTTTGTTTTCCCCCGCCGTGCGAGCAGTATTTTCGTCAGGTTGCTCAAACCCGACAAAAACCCTGCGTTCGCGGAGGAAGATACCCGATTGGCCGGCAACGAATTGCTGAGCGAGCTCCGCAAATACAAAGTGACAGAGGTGAGCGTTCGCAACTTTTGCGCTGACGACCGCACGCTGGCGTTTGCGGAAGGCATGGCACTGGGCAATTACCAATTCCTCAAATACTTCTCCGATGCCGATAAAAAAGCACACCTGCTCCGCGAGATTGTGGTGGAAGGCGCTTCCGAGCAGGCAGTAGCAGAGTTGAATGTCCTGTTGGAAGCCGTGTTTCTTGCCCGCGACATGGTGAACGAGCCACACTCCAACCTCAACGCGGTGCAACTGGCCGAAACGGTGACGCACATCGGCAAGGAATGTGGTTTCGAGGTCGAGGTTTTGGGAAAAGAAAAAATCGAGACGCTCAAAATGGGAGGCCTGCTCGCCGTGAATCGCGCCAGCAGTGTGCCGCCCCAGTTTTGCATCCTCGAATGGAAGCCAGCCAACGCCCGCAACGAAAAACCAGTAGTGTTGGTCGGCAAAGGCGTGGTCTATGACACCGGGGGGCTGAGCCTCAAACCGACGGAGGGCATGGACTACATGAAATGCGACATGGCAGGCGCAGCCTCCGTGGTGGGAGCCATGGCAGCCGCCTCCCGCAATCAACTCCCCATCCACCTCATCGGCCTCATCCCTGCCACTGACAATCAAATCGGCGAACGCGCCATCGCGCCCGGCGATGTCGTGCGGATGTATTCGGGGCAAACGGTGGAGGTGCTCAACACCGACGCGGAAGGGCGCATCATCCTCGCCGACGCGCTGCACTACGCCAAAAAATACGCTCCCGAACTCGTGCTCGATTTTGCCACCCTTACTGGTTCGGCGGTGCGTGCCCTAGGCGTTCAAGCGATTTGTTACATGGGCACGGCACCCAAAGACGTGAAGGAAGCCTTGGAAGCAAGCGGATGGGCCACTTATGAGCGATTGGTCGAGTTCCCGCTTTGGCGCGAATTCGGCGAAGACATCAAAAGCCACATCGCCGACTTCAAAAACATCGGCTCCAGCAACGCAGGCATGATTACCGCCGGAAAATTTCTCGAACAATTTGCCACCGATTATCCGTGGCTGCACCTCGACATAGCCGGGCCTGCCTATCTTCGCACCGCCAACGGCTACCGAACCAAAGAGGGGACTGGCGTTGGAGTGCGTTTGATTTACGATTTTTTGAAAAAAAAGTATGCTGGGAAGGTTTAG